From a single Natronorubrum tibetense GA33 genomic region:
- a CDS encoding RNA-guided endonuclease InsQ/TnpB family protein yields the protein MAKEVVTRTYTASIRNQSRVSDDLDSLGFAASKLWNVGRWTISRVWDEIDYIPEHDELTSYLKSYERYDDLHSQSSQRVLQELAEAFNGWYGKRRNGDTRANPPGYRKYGDEHPRSTITFKAAGFKLDTQYDRVRLSKGSNLKEHWSDFILCEYQTRPDVDLSTVESVQQVRAVWTGDEWELHFVCKVEIEVAESPGEKTVGIDLGINNFAALAYEDGHSELYPLSCLKQDDYYFSKRIARCDDSNSEQATRLNQKKSARRTHYFHTLSKHIVQRCVDEGVGIIAVGDLSGIRED from the coding sequence ATGGCGAAAGAGGTCGTCACCCGCACCTACACTGCTTCCATCAGAAACCAGTCACGGGTGTCCGACGACCTCGATTCGCTCGGGTTCGCCGCCAGCAAACTCTGGAACGTCGGACGGTGGACAATTAGTCGTGTCTGGGATGAAATCGACTATATCCCAGAACACGACGAACTCACCTCGTACCTCAAGTCGTACGAACGCTACGATGACCTACATTCTCAGTCAAGTCAGCGAGTCCTTCAAGAACTCGCTGAGGCGTTCAACGGCTGGTACGGCAAACGGCGCAACGGAGACACGCGGGCGAATCCGCCCGGCTACCGCAAATACGGTGACGAACATCCACGAAGCACAATCACGTTCAAAGCCGCTGGCTTCAAGCTCGATACCCAGTACGACCGTGTTCGGCTCTCAAAAGGCTCGAATCTCAAAGAGCACTGGTCGGACTTCATCCTCTGCGAATACCAGACTCGTCCCGACGTTGACCTCTCCACCGTAGAGAGCGTCCAACAAGTACGGGCAGTCTGGACAGGTGATGAGTGGGAACTACACTTCGTGTGCAAAGTCGAGATCGAAGTGGCCGAATCACCTGGTGAGAAGACGGTGGGTATTGACCTCGGCATCAACAACTTTGCCGCACTCGCCTACGAAGACGGCCACAGCGAACTGTACCCGCTGAGCTGCCTGAAGCAGGACGACTACTACTTCAGCAAGCGGATTGCCCGGTGTGACGATTCGAACTCCGAACAGGCCACGCGGTTGAACCAGAAGAAATCAGCTCGCCGTACTCACTACTTCCACACACTCTCAAAACACATCGTCCAGCGGTGTGTTGACGAGGGTGTTGGAATCATCGCGGTTGGCGACCTCTCTGGTATCCGCGAAGAC
- a CDS encoding ornithine cyclodeaminase family protein, translating into MNTLLLDSDDVDDYARLDGVIDAVEQAFAAFERGDTQMPAKSYIDLPQYNGDFRSMPAYLSTDEWDAAGLKWVNVHPDNPEDHDLPTVLGTMIYSDPETAFPKAIMDGTTLTMKRTGAAAAVATDYLAVDDASSLGIVGAGVQSYTQLDAISEIRSIEEVVVSDPDDARVDAFVDAYDDRFDVRSGSISEAGHCDILSTVTPVEDPIVGPDDVGDHTHINAIGADAEGKHELADDLLQAATIVIDDHEQCTHSGEINVPYHEGVLTDDDIHAEIGEVVVGSKPGRTDETGVTVFDSTGLAIQDVAAAHVVYENARAAGEGQPFDLVGVGDSD; encoded by the coding sequence ATGAACACGCTTCTCCTAGACAGCGACGACGTCGACGACTACGCGCGACTCGACGGTGTAATCGATGCAGTCGAGCAAGCATTCGCCGCTTTCGAGCGCGGAGACACGCAGATGCCCGCGAAATCCTACATCGATCTCCCGCAGTACAACGGCGATTTCCGGTCGATGCCGGCCTATCTGTCGACCGACGAGTGGGACGCCGCCGGACTGAAGTGGGTCAACGTCCACCCGGACAACCCCGAGGACCACGACCTGCCCACCGTCCTGGGAACGATGATTTACTCCGACCCCGAGACCGCCTTCCCGAAGGCGATCATGGATGGTACGACGCTCACGATGAAACGTACCGGCGCAGCGGCGGCCGTCGCGACCGACTACCTCGCCGTCGACGACGCCTCGAGCCTCGGTATCGTCGGCGCTGGCGTCCAGTCCTATACGCAGCTCGACGCGATCAGCGAGATTCGATCGATCGAGGAAGTCGTCGTCTCGGACCCCGACGACGCGCGCGTCGACGCGTTCGTCGACGCCTACGACGACCGGTTCGACGTTCGCAGCGGATCCATCTCCGAAGCTGGCCACTGCGACATCCTCTCGACGGTGACCCCCGTCGAGGACCCCATCGTCGGCCCGGACGATGTCGGCGACCACACGCACATCAACGCGATCGGTGCCGACGCCGAAGGGAAACACGAACTGGCCGACGACCTCCTGCAGGCGGCCACGATCGTCATCGACGATCACGAGCAGTGTACTCACTCCGGCGAAATCAACGTTCCATACCACGAGGGTGTGCTGACCGACGACGACATCCACGCCGAGATCGGCGAGGTCGTCGTCGGCTCGAAACCGGGCCGGACGGACGAGACCGGCGTCACCGTCTTCGATTCGACCGGACTGGCCATCCAGGACGTCGCTGCGGCCCACGTCGTCTACGAGAACGCGCGAGCCGCGGGCGAGGGCCAGCCGTTCGATCTCGTCGGCGTCGGCGACTCGGACTGA
- a CDS encoding YqjF family protein: MTQHRQQRTRTRRRKRTDPFRWTFADGSSPTAPHVASMTWRDGAFLNWPVDPDALRPRVPDQLALETYDGDAWLSILPFVLTNAGIRGSPPIARTAVAELNVRTYVRHRGDPGLFFFSIDVGSPLVAAAVGRTTRLPVYHAHMRVGANDEAVAFSSTRSQTAVGARPRFDDDQSTARFSATYQPDGDVFMPESGTLAHWLVERRRFYAAEENRGVLTGEIAHDPWPLQPATVTIDENTMFEANDLPVPTGDPVVYYCDELRMTGSVPRRLRDQR; encoded by the coding sequence ATGACACAACACAGACAGCAACGGACGCGGACACGACGACGGAAACGAACCGACCCGTTCCGATGGACGTTCGCGGACGGCTCGTCGCCGACCGCGCCACACGTCGCGTCGATGACGTGGCGGGACGGCGCGTTCCTTAACTGGCCCGTCGATCCCGACGCGCTTCGTCCGCGCGTCCCCGATCAGTTGGCGCTCGAGACGTACGACGGCGACGCCTGGCTCAGCATCCTCCCGTTCGTGCTGACGAACGCGGGTATCCGTGGATCGCCCCCCATCGCCCGGACGGCGGTCGCCGAACTCAACGTCCGGACGTACGTTCGCCACCGCGGCGATCCCGGCCTGTTCTTCTTCAGTATCGACGTCGGAAGCCCGTTGGTCGCCGCGGCCGTCGGGCGAACGACCCGGCTGCCGGTCTACCACGCCCACATGCGAGTCGGTGCCAACGACGAGGCCGTCGCGTTCTCGAGCACGCGAAGCCAGACTGCCGTCGGTGCTCGACCGCGGTTCGACGACGACCAGTCTACGGCGCGGTTCTCCGCGACGTATCAGCCCGACGGTGATGTCTTTATGCCGGAGTCGGGGACGCTGGCGCACTGGCTCGTCGAACGGCGGCGGTTCTACGCTGCCGAGGAGAATCGTGGCGTCTTGACGGGCGAAATCGCACACGACCCGTGGCCGTTACAGCCCGCAACCGTCACGATCGACGAGAATACGATGTTCGAAGCGAACGACCTGCCGGTACCGACGGGCGACCCCGTCGTCTACTACTGCGACGAGCTTCGGATGACGGGGTCGGTTCCCCGACGACTCCGCGATCAGCGGTAG
- the leuS gene encoding leucine--tRNA ligase produces MSDAGYDHAAVERRWQEAWDDEDAYRTPDDVEDPTYVLGMYPYPSGKLHMGHVRNYTITDAYARFRRMCGDEVLHPMGWDAFGLPAENAAKERDTNPRDWTFDCIDTMTDQMESMGFGYDWDREIATCTPEYYQWNQWLFSRFHEEGLVERRDAEVNWCPHCETVLADEQVEGEAELCWRCDTPVEQRELEQWFLRITEYADELLEAIDDLEGWPNSVRQMQRNWIGRQFGTELEFQVAGHGSVEAFTTRVDTIHGATFFALAPDHPISEELAEVDDDVHQFVEHEADPEGDEPNGVATDLTATNPVTGEEIPVYVADFVLSDVGTGALMAVPGHDERDHAFATKMDEEIKPVIAPKPDDWDGETVPDAPDVSEEAFTDDGVLVNSGEYSGLESAEARERLTVDIDSAEESTQYQLRDWGISRQRYWGTPIPIVHCHDDCGAVPVPEDELPVELPEFINTTGNPLDAAEEWKQTTCPACGGEATRETDTMDTFVDSSWYFLRYVSPGLEDAPFDLERANDWMPVDQYVGGIEHAVMHLLYSRFFTKVLADHEGLEHREPFTNLLAQGMVQLEGEKMSKSKGNTVSPQRIVEEYGADTARLFMMQAAQPERDFDWSEEGVRSTYAFLSRLQEMVEGYVSDDPKGEDDAIASYVDAEIDATIAIASGEYDELRFNRALRETQDLTRTLRQYADYTDPHAETYERGLSAVVRLLAPVAPHLAEELWDELGYDGFVVDAEWPTAQVDRDYVAKRRRLVQNTREDIRDIVEVAGIEDPEAIDVVVAPDWMYDALEIAIESDADNLIGELMQESHIREQGDDAASYGQDLQAEREALSMTLGPDDEHAALESAAWLIEREFDAPVSVVHAEKADDSAIKNAEPGRPAIEIDD; encoded by the coding sequence ATGAGCGACGCGGGATACGACCATGCGGCGGTCGAACGGCGCTGGCAGGAGGCGTGGGACGACGAAGACGCCTATCGGACGCCCGACGACGTCGAGGATCCGACGTACGTCCTTGGCATGTACCCCTACCCGTCGGGCAAACTCCACATGGGCCACGTTCGGAACTACACGATTACGGACGCCTATGCCCGATTCCGACGAATGTGCGGCGACGAGGTCCTCCACCCCATGGGTTGGGACGCCTTCGGTCTCCCCGCCGAAAACGCGGCCAAGGAACGCGACACCAATCCGCGAGACTGGACGTTCGACTGCATCGACACGATGACCGACCAGATGGAGTCGATGGGCTTTGGCTACGACTGGGATCGCGAGATCGCCACCTGCACGCCGGAGTACTACCAGTGGAACCAGTGGCTCTTCTCGCGGTTCCACGAGGAAGGACTCGTCGAGCGTCGCGACGCCGAGGTCAACTGGTGTCCCCACTGCGAGACCGTGCTGGCCGACGAGCAGGTCGAGGGCGAGGCCGAACTCTGCTGGCGCTGTGATACGCCCGTCGAACAGCGGGAACTCGAGCAGTGGTTCCTGCGGATCACCGAGTACGCGGACGAGTTGCTCGAGGCCATCGACGACCTCGAGGGCTGGCCGAACTCGGTCCGCCAGATGCAGCGCAACTGGATCGGCCGACAGTTCGGGACGGAACTGGAGTTTCAGGTGGCGGGTCACGGCTCCGTCGAGGCCTTCACTACCCGCGTCGACACCATCCACGGCGCGACGTTCTTCGCGCTCGCGCCGGACCACCCGATCAGCGAGGAGTTGGCCGAGGTGGACGACGACGTTCACCAGTTCGTCGAGCACGAAGCGGACCCCGAGGGCGACGAACCGAACGGCGTCGCAACGGATCTGACCGCGACGAACCCCGTCACGGGCGAGGAGATCCCGGTCTACGTCGCCGACTTCGTCCTTTCTGACGTCGGGACGGGCGCGCTGATGGCCGTTCCGGGCCACGACGAGCGCGACCACGCCTTCGCGACGAAGATGGACGAGGAAATCAAGCCGGTCATCGCGCCGAAGCCGGACGACTGGGACGGCGAGACGGTCCCCGACGCGCCGGACGTCAGCGAGGAAGCGTTCACCGACGACGGCGTCCTCGTGAACTCGGGCGAGTACTCCGGTCTCGAGAGCGCCGAAGCCCGCGAACGGCTGACCGTCGATATCGACAGTGCCGAGGAGTCCACGCAGTACCAGCTTCGCGACTGGGGGATCTCCCGCCAGCGTTACTGGGGGACGCCGATCCCGATCGTCCACTGTCACGACGACTGCGGCGCCGTGCCCGTGCCCGAGGACGAACTCCCCGTCGAACTGCCCGAATTCATCAACACCACCGGCAATCCGCTGGACGCCGCCGAGGAGTGGAAGCAGACGACCTGTCCCGCCTGCGGCGGCGAGGCCACCCGCGAGACGGACACGATGGACACGTTCGTCGACTCCTCGTGGTACTTCCTGCGCTACGTCTCGCCGGGCCTCGAGGACGCGCCGTTCGACCTCGAGCGAGCCAACGACTGGATGCCCGTCGATCAGTACGTCGGCGGCATCGAACACGCCGTGATGCACCTGCTTTACTCCCGATTCTTTACGAAGGTGCTGGCGGACCACGAGGGGCTCGAGCACCGCGAACCCTTCACGAACCTGCTGGCCCAGGGGATGGTCCAGTTGGAGGGCGAGAAGATGTCCAAGTCGAAGGGGAACACGGTCTCGCCCCAGCGGATCGTCGAGGAGTACGGCGCTGACACGGCCCGGCTGTTCATGATGCAGGCCGCCCAGCCCGAACGGGACTTCGACTGGAGCGAGGAGGGCGTTCGATCGACGTACGCGTTCCTGAGTCGACTGCAGGAGATGGTGGAAGGCTACGTTTCGGACGATCCCAAGGGCGAGGACGATGCCATCGCCAGCTACGTCGACGCGGAGATCGACGCGACGATCGCCATCGCCAGCGGCGAGTACGACGAGCTAAGGTTCAACCGGGCGCTGCGCGAGACGCAGGATCTGACGCGGACGCTCCGGCAGTACGCCGATTACACCGATCCCCACGCCGAAACCTACGAACGCGGACTGTCGGCCGTCGTTCGCCTGCTCGCGCCGGTCGCTCCCCACCTCGCTGAAGAGCTGTGGGACGAACTGGGTTACGACGGGTTCGTCGTCGACGCCGAGTGGCCGACCGCACAGGTCGACCGCGACTACGTTGCCAAACGCCGACGACTGGTCCAGAACACCCGCGAGGACATCCGCGACATCGTCGAGGTAGCCGGTATCGAGGATCCCGAGGCGATCGACGTCGTCGTCGCTCCGGACTGGATGTACGACGCCCTCGAGATCGCCATCGAGAGCGACGCCGACAACCTGATCGGCGAACTCATGCAGGAATCACACATCCGCGAGCAGGGTGACGACGCCGCCAGCTACGGGCAGGACCTGCAGGCCGAACGCGAGGCGCTCTCGATGACGCTCGGTCCCGACGACGAGCACGCGGCCCTCGAGTCTGCAGCCTGGCTGATCGAACGCGAGTTCGACGCGCCGGTGTCGGTCGTCCACGCCGAGAAAGCCGACGACAGCGCGATCAAAAACGCCGAACCCGGACGGCCGGCGATCGAGATCGACGACTAA
- a CDS encoding Hsp20/alpha crystallin family protein: MRKNPFEDIEEMLDRVSKQVESGMTSGGLQVPGSVPADVVDTGEEYLVTADLPGYETDDIELTLSEGTLRLEASREDEEASADGRYLRRERTRTSANRRIRLPEPVEEEEVSAGYENGVLTVRLPKITGGETSKEIDIE; the protein is encoded by the coding sequence ATGCGAAAGAACCCCTTCGAAGATATCGAGGAGATGCTCGACCGCGTCAGCAAGCAGGTCGAATCGGGGATGACCAGCGGCGGTCTCCAGGTGCCGGGATCGGTCCCGGCCGACGTCGTCGACACGGGTGAAGAGTACCTCGTCACGGCCGATCTACCCGGCTACGAGACTGACGATATCGAACTGACGCTCTCGGAGGGGACGCTGCGCCTCGAGGCCAGTCGCGAGGATGAGGAGGCCTCGGCGGACGGACGCTACCTCCGGCGCGAGCGGACGCGAACGTCGGCCAACCGCCGCATTCGTCTTCCCGAGCCGGTCGAGGAAGAGGAGGTCTCGGCCGGCTACGAGAACGGCGTGTTGACCGTTCGCCTGCCGAAGATCACCGGTGGCGAGACGTCGAAGGAGATCGACATCGAGTAA
- a CDS encoding peroxiredoxin yields MTLDEGADAPTVTAPNQDGEEVSLEFDDPAVVYFYPKDDTPGCTIEANQFQREHETYQDAGVTVYGVSRDDVDSHDSFCQQEGLEFDLLADPDAEIADAFDVELRDSGVTTRTTFFLADGEVKAVYDGVDPDGHARDVLLDALDDGLVSLPE; encoded by the coding sequence ATGACACTCGACGAAGGGGCCGACGCCCCCACCGTGACTGCACCGAACCAGGACGGCGAGGAGGTCAGCCTCGAGTTCGACGACCCCGCTGTCGTCTACTTCTACCCGAAAGACGACACTCCCGGCTGTACGATTGAAGCCAATCAGTTCCAGCGCGAGCACGAGACCTACCAGGATGCCGGCGTAACGGTCTACGGCGTCTCGCGGGACGACGTCGACTCGCACGACTCCTTCTGTCAGCAGGAGGGACTCGAGTTCGACCTGCTCGCCGATCCGGACGCCGAGATTGCCGATGCCTTCGACGTCGAACTGCGGGACAGCGGCGTCACTACGCGGACGACCTTCTTCCTCGCCGACGGCGAGGTGAAGGCGGTCTACGACGGTGTCGATCCGGACGGCCACGCGCGCGACGTACTGTTAGACGCGCTCGACGACGGGCTTGTGTCGCTGCCGGAGTAG